One genomic segment of Amycolatopsis granulosa includes these proteins:
- a CDS encoding antitoxin, translating into MNMFDKAKDALSKNPDKADQGIDKAAEAAKGRFGEHGDQIDQASEKAKEYVRGQGQEQPPGQEQPPQPPGQEQPPQPPPQ; encoded by the coding sequence ATGAACATGTTCGACAAGGCCAAGGACGCACTGAGCAAGAACCCGGACAAGGCCGACCAGGGCATCGACAAGGCCGCCGAGGCCGCGAAGGGCCGGTTCGGCGAGCACGGGGACCAGATCGACCAGGCGTCGGAGAAGGCCAAGGAGTACGTGCGCGGACAGGGGCAGGAGCAACCGCCGGGGCAGGAGCAACCACCGCAACCGCCGGGGCAGGAGCAACCGCCGCAACCGCCGCCGCAGTGA
- a CDS encoding alpha/beta fold hydrolase yields MDIVLIAGLWLDGSAWDVVASELRLLGHRPVPVTLPGQGDGSASATLDDQVAVVLAAVDSAAGKPLVVGHSAACSLAWLATDARPDQISGAVFVGGFPAADGQRYARFFELRDGVLPFPGWAAFEGPDSADLDEEARRAFAAAAIPVPEGVARGVVRLTDERRFDVPVVVVCPEFTPAQAREWIKAGDVAELANVKHLGFVDIDSGHWPMQTKPAELARLIAAVADAA; encoded by the coding sequence ATGGACATCGTGCTCATCGCCGGTCTGTGGCTCGACGGATCGGCGTGGGACGTGGTCGCCTCCGAACTCCGGTTGCTCGGCCATCGTCCCGTGCCGGTCACCCTGCCCGGCCAGGGCGACGGATCCGCTTCCGCCACGCTCGACGACCAGGTGGCGGTCGTGCTCGCCGCCGTGGACTCCGCCGCGGGCAAGCCGCTGGTGGTCGGGCACTCGGCCGCCTGCAGCCTGGCGTGGCTGGCCACCGACGCACGGCCGGACCAGATCTCCGGGGCCGTCTTCGTCGGCGGGTTCCCAGCCGCCGACGGACAGCGCTACGCGAGATTCTTCGAGCTGCGGGACGGCGTCCTGCCGTTCCCCGGCTGGGCCGCGTTCGAGGGGCCGGACTCGGCCGACCTGGACGAGGAGGCCAGGCGCGCCTTCGCCGCCGCCGCGATCCCCGTTCCCGAGGGGGTCGCCAGGGGCGTGGTGCGGCTGACCGACGAGCGGCGCTTCGACGTGCCGGTCGTGGTGGTGTGCCCCGAGTTCACCCCGGCCCAGGCGCGGGAGTGGATCAAGGCCGGTGACGTGGCCGAGCTCGCGAACGTCAAGCACCTGGGCTTCGTGGACATCGACTCGGGCCACTGGCCCATGCAGACCAAGCCGGCCGAACTCGCCAGGCTTATCGCGGCGGTGGCCGACGCGGCCTGA
- a CDS encoding TetR/AcrR family transcriptional regulator, whose protein sequence is MTEATTGSTRAQITRAALLDAAREVFVASGYEDAKLVDIAERAGASIGSLYHHFTAKADLWITLYDEYTRRQQHRSARAFRTALAAGEEDALRLFIAGTRAYLDGCWEERQLARVFLSGSGPAGFGLLTRQRFREWLHANSTLVNGHTRPLSDMLVLSLTAMATEAGREVAAAPSKAKARAMIDEVLELMGRLYPTS, encoded by the coding sequence ATGACCGAGGCCACCACCGGCAGCACGCGAGCCCAGATCACGCGGGCCGCGCTGCTCGACGCCGCCCGCGAGGTGTTCGTCGCCTCCGGTTACGAGGACGCCAAGCTGGTCGACATCGCCGAGCGGGCGGGCGCGAGCATCGGCAGCCTCTACCACCACTTCACCGCCAAGGCGGACCTGTGGATCACGCTGTACGACGAGTACACGCGGCGGCAGCAGCACCGGTCGGCGCGGGCGTTCCGGACCGCGCTGGCGGCAGGGGAGGAGGACGCGCTGCGGCTGTTCATCGCGGGCACCCGGGCCTACCTCGACGGGTGCTGGGAGGAACGGCAACTGGCGCGGGTCTTCCTGTCCGGCAGCGGGCCCGCCGGGTTCGGGCTGCTCACCCGGCAGCGGTTCCGGGAATGGCTGCACGCGAACTCGACGCTGGTCAACGGCCACACCCGGCCGCTGAGCGACATGCTGGTGCTGAGCCTGACGGCGATGGCCACCGAAGCCGGGCGTGAGGTGGCGGCGGCGCCGTCGAAGGCGAAGGCCCGCGCGATGATCGACGAGGTGCTGGAACTGATGGGGCGCCTCTACCCGACCTCGTGA
- a CDS encoding LuxR C-terminal-related transcriptional regulator — protein MGEEPEVIELPRRDLLLLRLLAEGLSPDEVACRMGLSGRTVRRRVRGICDRLGVATPIQAVVWAVRQEMI, from the coding sequence GTGGGAGAGGAGCCGGAGGTGATCGAGCTGCCACGCCGTGACCTGCTCCTGCTGCGCCTGCTGGCCGAGGGGCTGTCGCCCGACGAGGTGGCCTGCCGGATGGGGTTGTCCGGGCGCACGGTGCGGCGCCGCGTGCGGGGGATCTGCGACCGCCTCGGCGTGGCGACCCCCATCCAGGCCGTGGTGTGGGCCGTCCGGCAGGAGATGATCTAG
- a CDS encoding sugar phosphate isomerase/epimerase family protein encodes MCGGTPVVVDRRRFLRGVAATAAGVAAAGIGAGSAAAAGGGRIPNTKIGLQMYSVRDAFMAQPEAVLRALARAGYRNLEFAGFPGGTDPAHARQIRPLLDSYGLRAVSSHHGYAEFTDPERLDQLIEMGRILGQRYLVCPGGVPDTAEGFAAAGPAFNRAGEKIRRAGMKLGYHNHTGEFLGRGPDGRTFYQILLDGSDPSLLYLELDMGWSSAAGLSAQDNVELMRANRDRMLLAHVKDLDAHGNLADLGTGVIDYRTILGAATRLGVREFIIENDDQSNPLTDSRAGRMHDYLAALRLG; translated from the coding sequence ATGTGTGGTGGAACGCCCGTCGTCGTGGACCGGCGGCGGTTCCTGCGCGGGGTGGCGGCGACGGCGGCCGGGGTCGCGGCGGCCGGGATCGGGGCCGGGTCCGCGGCCGCCGCCGGTGGAGGTCGCATCCCGAACACCAAGATCGGGCTGCAGATGTACTCGGTGCGGGACGCGTTCATGGCCCAGCCGGAGGCGGTGCTGCGGGCGCTGGCGCGGGCCGGGTACCGCAACCTGGAGTTCGCCGGTTTCCCCGGCGGCACCGACCCCGCGCACGCGCGGCAGATCCGGCCCCTGCTGGACTCCTACGGGCTGCGCGCGGTGTCCAGCCACCACGGGTATGCCGAGTTCACCGACCCGGAGCGGCTGGACCAGCTGATCGAGATGGGGCGGATCCTCGGCCAGCGCTACCTCGTGTGCCCGGGCGGCGTGCCGGACACCGCCGAGGGGTTCGCCGCGGCCGGTCCGGCGTTCAACCGGGCGGGGGAGAAGATCCGGCGCGCGGGGATGAAGCTGGGGTACCACAACCACACCGGCGAGTTCCTCGGGCGCGGTCCGGACGGCCGCACGTTCTACCAGATCCTGCTCGACGGTTCCGATCCGTCGCTGCTGTACCTGGAGCTGGACATGGGCTGGTCGTCCGCGGCGGGCCTGAGCGCGCAGGACAACGTCGAGCTGATGCGGGCGAACCGGGACCGGATGCTGCTGGCCCACGTGAAGGACCTGGACGCGCACGGCAACCTCGCCGACCTCGGCACCGGCGTGATCGACTACCGCACGATCCTCGGTGCGGCGACGCGGCTGGGCGTGCGGGAGTTCATCATCGAAAACGACGACCAGAGCAACCCGCTGACCGATTCCCGGGCCGGCCGGATGCACGACTACCTGGCGGCGCTCCGGCTGGGGTGA
- a CDS encoding multicopper oxidase domain-containing protein: protein MFPKSRGLSRRAVLGSAAAGLAVSVSVPGVATAAPARPQGETRRLTVYAEKISDQLYGYGLAPGAATVPGPVLEMWEGDTLEIDLVNTTDRVLSLHPHGVDYDVHSDGTLMNDSAVMPGQTRHYTWRSHTSYRRADGSWAEGSAGYWHYHDHAMGTEHGTEGILKGLYGALVVRRRGDLLPRRQFVVVFNDMMINNRSRDAVPTFEANLGERVEWIAIGHGSNFHTFHLHGHRWLDNRTGTRLSEYDNSPLIDIKDLNPGVSFGFQVIAGEGVGPGMWMYHCHVQNHSDMGMAGMFLVRNADGTMPDGVHEH from the coding sequence ATGTTTCCCAAGTCCCGCGGTTTGTCCCGCCGCGCCGTGCTCGGCAGCGCGGCCGCCGGGCTGGCCGTGTCCGTGTCCGTGCCCGGGGTGGCGACCGCCGCGCCGGCCCGCCCGCAGGGTGAGACCCGGCGCCTGACGGTGTACGCCGAGAAGATCTCCGACCAGCTGTACGGGTACGGGCTGGCGCCGGGCGCGGCGACCGTGCCCGGTCCGGTGCTGGAGATGTGGGAGGGCGACACCCTCGAGATCGATCTGGTCAACACCACCGACCGGGTGCTGTCGCTGCACCCGCACGGCGTCGACTACGACGTCCACTCCGACGGCACCCTGATGAACGACTCCGCGGTGATGCCCGGCCAGACCCGCCACTACACCTGGCGCAGCCACACCTCCTACCGGCGGGCGGACGGGTCGTGGGCCGAGGGCAGCGCCGGGTACTGGCACTACCACGACCACGCGATGGGCACCGAGCACGGCACCGAGGGCATCCTCAAAGGACTCTACGGTGCGCTGGTGGTGCGGCGGCGGGGTGATCTGCTGCCCAGGCGCCAGTTCGTCGTGGTGTTCAACGACATGATGATCAACAACCGCTCCCGCGACGCCGTGCCGACGTTCGAGGCGAACCTCGGCGAACGGGTCGAGTGGATCGCGATCGGGCACGGCAGCAACTTCCACACCTTCCACCTGCACGGGCACCGCTGGCTGGACAACCGGACCGGCACGCGGCTCTCCGAGTACGACAACAGCCCGCTGATCGACATCAAGGACCTCAACCCCGGTGTGTCGTTCGGGTTCCAGGTGATCGCCGGGGAGGGCGTCGGACCGGGCATGTGGATGTACCACTGCCACGTCCAGAACCACTCGGACATGGGCATGGCCGGCATGTTCCTGGTCCGCAACGCCGACGGCACCATGCCGGACGGCGTGCACGAGCACTGA
- a CDS encoding OmpL47-type beta-barrel domain-containing protein — translation MRVFPRRLLVTGIAGLCLLTGATATTAATAIAGPAPVTAGDVTPAAEQVLTWTANDSMTAYASAPASAVAGAATIVFENSTATGNTTGMTHTLTFDTSTPGYNHDVAVNITASPLDAEHGLHQVPVTLTPGKYRYYCAMPGHTMSGELVVTTGGGQQDTTPPEVTATVAGRTDGDGNYVGSATVTLTATDDRSGVATVEYTLDDDTYRPYTAPVTITTPGAHTVHYRATDEAGNASEPKTVVINVVQPAEDTTPPQVTASVAGQRNDAGNYAGSATVTLIATDTGSGVAAVEYTVDGGAYLTYRQPIVLQAGTHTLIYRAADKAGNTSEPKTLTVRVDPLGDVVAPFVTARLDGEQNTEGGYLGTATLVLTATDTESGIASVEYDLDGAGYVRYGQPVTITAVGPHTVHYRATDRAGNTSAAQTASFTIAAAGDVTPPVVTAQLSGAQNWSWDYLGPVTVTLMATDEASGVARVQYSVDGSVFTRYHKPFVIDHLGTHTVRYRATDLAGNTSATGTVTFTVVSSTGPSRQEQQPADRRMA, via the coding sequence ATGCGTGTCTTCCCACGCCGCCTGCTCGTGACCGGGATCGCGGGACTGTGCCTGCTCACCGGTGCCACGGCGACAACGGCGGCCACCGCGATCGCCGGTCCGGCGCCCGTCACGGCCGGCGACGTCACCCCCGCCGCCGAGCAGGTCCTCACCTGGACCGCGAACGACAGCATGACCGCCTACGCCTCGGCACCGGCGAGTGCCGTGGCGGGCGCGGCGACCATCGTGTTCGAAAACAGCACCGCCACCGGCAACACGACCGGCATGACCCACACGCTGACGTTCGACACGTCGACTCCCGGCTACAACCACGACGTCGCCGTCAACATCACCGCGAGCCCGCTGGACGCCGAACACGGGCTGCACCAGGTGCCGGTCACCCTGACTCCGGGAAAGTACCGCTACTACTGCGCGATGCCCGGGCACACGATGAGCGGCGAGCTGGTCGTCACCACCGGTGGCGGCCAGCAGGACACCACACCGCCCGAGGTGACCGCGACCGTCGCGGGCAGGACCGACGGCGACGGCAACTACGTCGGCAGCGCCACCGTCACCCTGACCGCGACCGACGACCGTTCCGGCGTCGCCACCGTCGAGTACACACTCGACGACGACACCTACCGCCCCTACACCGCGCCGGTCACCATCACCACCCCCGGCGCGCACACCGTGCACTACCGGGCCACGGACGAGGCGGGCAACGCGAGCGAGCCGAAGACCGTGGTGATCAATGTCGTGCAGCCCGCGGAGGACACCACGCCGCCCCAGGTGACCGCGAGCGTCGCGGGTCAGCGCAACGACGCCGGGAACTACGCCGGCAGTGCCACGGTGACCCTCATCGCCACCGACACCGGATCCGGTGTGGCGGCGGTAGAGTACACTGTGGACGGTGGCGCGTACCTCACCTACCGCCAGCCGATCGTCCTGCAGGCCGGCACGCACACGCTGATCTACCGGGCCGCCGACAAGGCGGGCAACACCAGTGAGCCGAAGACGCTGACGGTCCGGGTGGACCCGCTCGGCGACGTGGTCGCGCCCTTCGTCACCGCCCGGCTGGACGGCGAGCAGAACACCGAGGGCGGCTACCTCGGCACGGCCACCCTCGTGCTGACGGCCACCGACACCGAATCGGGCATCGCGTCGGTCGAGTACGACCTCGACGGCGCCGGATACGTCCGCTACGGCCAGCCGGTGACCATCACCGCGGTCGGCCCGCACACGGTGCACTACCGGGCGACCGACCGGGCCGGCAACACCAGCGCGGCGCAGACGGCCTCGTTCACGATCGCCGCCGCCGGCGACGTGACCCCGCCGGTCGTCACCGCGCAGTTGTCCGGTGCGCAGAACTGGTCGTGGGACTACCTCGGTCCGGTGACAGTCACCCTGATGGCGACCGACGAGGCGTCCGGAGTGGCACGCGTCCAGTACTCTGTGGACGGTTCCGTGTTCACCCGCTACCACAAACCGTTCGTCATCGACCACCTCGGCACCCACACCGTCCGCTACCGGGCCACCGACCTGGCCGGCAACACCAGCGCGACCGGCACCGTCACCTTCACCGTCGTGTCCTCCACCGGTCCGTCCCGGCAGGAGCAGCAGCCGGCCGACCGGCGCATGGCGTGA
- a CDS encoding ThuA domain-containing protein, with protein MRHRREPNRSRTSRLRRVLAQLCGLVLLTAVPVAPALAAPAPGPAPQPAAQTPEPVRVLVFHGPSDRQADPVNTAAAAIQDLGRTGGFQADVSADPAAFTPANLARYRGVVFLSADSVTLSAAQEDALKAFVAAGNGFVGVHDAARAQSTSDWFTGLIGTRPAAGPDTVQQAVVDVTDRQHPANAGLPLNWTRSDQWLNWSPNPLGQVHTIAQVEEWKYQAGQGANGAFHPVSWCRDYSGGRSFYTGMGRTTESYTTDQLFRGHLLGAIRWTTGMVRGDCKATIASNYTVERLTGKNQPGQLDQIGEPHGLTIAPDGTVFYIGKAACPSGPVVDWADPNVGLGCGTIHQWDPRTKQVKLLTTLAVMGNRGSGDELVKNEEGLVGITLDPDFARTGWIYVYWMPHDSIDREKRIGQRTVSRFTYDAARQTIDQSTRKDLLHWNAQIHSCCHAGGGMAFDRAGNLYVGVGDNNSSGGSGGYSGNNWTAEYQGTSFQDARRTSGNTNDLNGKILRIHPESDGTYTIPPGNLFTGAEQGGGKTRPEIYVMGVRNIARLAIDKQHDWLTAGWVGPDAGAPNPDLGPAKYETATVITSAGNQGWPYCMGNRQPYRDRSDTDASVLTGWYDCTGLKNTSPRNTGLVDIPPARDNAIWYSPQGGGPVYPARADGSGVPTYVQSDATYTEPYLKGGGQAVMSGPTFHRAEANTGSGVAWPAYWEDKWFIGDESNGNNRIAVTLDPARVPAQGAPAFAEDLRQIIKGGGGDTGLQSWMDAKFGPDGALYLLDYAGGFFSLDPNQKLLRITYHGGAATPAPDAATVGATTQAGPMTMAFTGTRAGGVAWRWDFGDGATSTEANPKHTYLRGGTYYATLEVTYADGAKATGHLPVTVSCPAPDARQRVWILDGETAVPNRNLGLGCTINDLLDDERPWPGHDAFTAYVSGLATQLRGVNLLSDKEVNQLNRAAASSAVGKAGATGYEWIFDGTSTAGWSQAPAGRFDLQSDGTLHSAGGMGMLWYSGKSFADFSVRLQFRDVAPAGDRANSGVFTRFPDPRTPLEQRPPGSCGTVGSARTSQAWVAIYCGQEIQINDNPAGDAQKTGSVYNFSQLGLDRAMPTPKGVWNDYEVRVTGQHYTIIRNGVVINEFDNTPGKQSSRAGDPPTDLRQFFSGFIGLQNHSDRDVIEFRNIRVRQL; from the coding sequence ATGCGGCACAGACGTGAACCGAACCGATCCAGAACTTCGAGACTCCGGCGGGTACTGGCCCAGTTGTGCGGACTGGTCCTGCTGACCGCCGTGCCCGTGGCGCCCGCGCTCGCGGCTCCGGCACCCGGGCCCGCACCGCAACCGGCCGCGCAGACTCCGGAACCGGTGCGGGTCCTGGTCTTCCACGGCCCGTCCGACCGGCAGGCCGACCCGGTGAACACGGCCGCCGCGGCGATCCAGGACCTCGGCCGCACCGGCGGGTTCCAGGCCGACGTGTCGGCGGATCCCGCCGCGTTCACCCCCGCCAACCTGGCCCGCTACCGGGGTGTGGTGTTCCTGTCCGCCGACTCGGTGACGCTCAGCGCCGCGCAGGAGGACGCGCTCAAGGCGTTCGTCGCCGCGGGCAACGGGTTCGTCGGCGTCCACGACGCGGCCCGCGCACAGTCCACATCGGACTGGTTCACGGGGCTGATCGGCACCCGGCCGGCCGCCGGCCCGGACACCGTCCAGCAGGCCGTGGTCGATGTCACCGACCGGCAGCATCCCGCCAACGCCGGGCTGCCGCTGAACTGGACCCGCTCCGACCAGTGGCTGAACTGGAGCCCGAACCCGCTCGGCCAGGTGCACACCATCGCGCAGGTGGAGGAGTGGAAGTACCAGGCGGGACAGGGTGCCAACGGCGCCTTCCACCCGGTGTCGTGGTGCCGGGACTACTCCGGCGGACGCTCCTTCTACACCGGCATGGGCCGCACCACCGAGAGCTACACCACCGACCAGCTCTTCCGCGGCCACCTGCTGGGTGCGATCCGGTGGACCACCGGCATGGTGCGCGGCGACTGCAAGGCCACGATCGCCTCGAACTACACCGTGGAACGGCTCACCGGGAAGAACCAGCCCGGCCAGCTGGACCAGATCGGCGAGCCGCACGGCTTGACCATCGCCCCCGACGGCACGGTGTTCTACATCGGCAAGGCCGCCTGCCCGTCCGGCCCGGTCGTGGACTGGGCCGACCCGAACGTGGGGCTGGGCTGCGGCACGATCCACCAGTGGGATCCGAGGACCAAGCAGGTCAAGCTCCTCACCACGCTCGCGGTGATGGGCAACCGCGGCAGTGGTGACGAGCTGGTCAAGAACGAGGAGGGCCTGGTCGGGATCACCCTCGACCCGGACTTCGCCCGCACCGGCTGGATCTACGTCTACTGGATGCCGCACGACTCGATCGACCGGGAGAAGCGGATCGGCCAGCGCACGGTGTCCCGGTTCACCTACGACGCCGCGCGGCAGACCATCGACCAGTCCACCCGCAAGGACCTGCTGCACTGGAACGCCCAGATCCACAGCTGCTGCCACGCCGGTGGCGGCATGGCGTTCGACCGGGCCGGGAACCTCTACGTCGGCGTCGGCGACAACAACTCCTCCGGCGGTTCCGGCGGCTACTCCGGCAACAACTGGACGGCCGAGTACCAGGGCACCTCGTTCCAGGACGCGCGCCGCACGTCGGGCAACACCAACGACCTCAACGGCAAGATCCTGCGCATCCACCCGGAGTCGGACGGCACCTACACGATCCCGCCGGGCAACTTGTTCACCGGAGCCGAGCAGGGCGGCGGCAAGACCCGGCCGGAGATCTACGTGATGGGCGTGCGCAACATCGCCCGGCTGGCCATCGACAAGCAGCACGACTGGCTGACCGCGGGCTGGGTCGGCCCGGACGCCGGCGCCCCCAACCCCGACCTGGGGCCCGCGAAGTACGAGACGGCCACGGTCATCACGTCGGCGGGCAACCAGGGCTGGCCCTACTGCATGGGCAACCGGCAGCCCTACCGGGACCGGAGCGACACCGACGCGAGCGTCCTCACCGGCTGGTACGACTGCACCGGCCTGAAGAACACCTCGCCACGCAACACCGGCCTGGTGGACATCCCGCCGGCCCGGGACAACGCCATCTGGTACTCGCCGCAGGGCGGTGGCCCGGTCTACCCGGCGCGCGCCGACGGCAGCGGCGTGCCGACCTACGTCCAGTCCGACGCGACCTACACCGAGCCCTACCTCAAGGGCGGCGGCCAGGCCGTGATGTCCGGCCCGACCTTCCACCGCGCCGAGGCGAACACCGGCAGTGGTGTCGCGTGGCCGGCGTACTGGGAGGACAAGTGGTTCATCGGTGACGAGTCCAACGGCAACAACCGGATCGCGGTGACACTGGACCCGGCCCGGGTGCCCGCGCAGGGCGCACCGGCGTTCGCCGAGGACCTGCGGCAGATCATCAAGGGCGGCGGTGGTGACACCGGCCTGCAGAGCTGGATGGACGCCAAGTTCGGCCCGGACGGCGCGCTGTACCTGCTGGACTACGCCGGCGGGTTCTTCAGCCTCGACCCCAACCAGAAGCTGCTGCGCATCACCTACCACGGCGGGGCGGCCACCCCGGCGCCGGACGCGGCGACGGTGGGGGCCACCACGCAGGCCGGCCCGATGACCATGGCGTTCACCGGCACCCGGGCGGGCGGTGTCGCGTGGCGGTGGGACTTCGGTGACGGCGCCACGTCCACCGAGGCCAACCCGAAGCACACCTACCTGCGTGGCGGCACCTACTACGCCACGCTGGAGGTCACCTACGCCGACGGTGCGAAGGCCACCGGGCACCTGCCGGTGACCGTGAGCTGCCCGGCCCCGGACGCCCGCCAGCGGGTGTGGATCCTGGACGGCGAGACCGCGGTGCCCAACCGCAACCTCGGACTCGGCTGCACCATCAACGACCTGCTCGACGACGAGCGGCCCTGGCCGGGTCACGACGCGTTCACCGCGTACGTGTCCGGGCTGGCCACGCAGCTGCGCGGCGTGAACCTGTTGTCGGACAAGGAGGTCAACCAGCTGAACCGGGCGGCGGCGTCGTCGGCGGTGGGCAAGGCCGGCGCGACGGGCTACGAGTGGATCTTCGACGGCACCTCCACGGCGGGCTGGAGCCAGGCGCCGGCCGGCCGGTTCGACCTGCAATCCGACGGCACCCTGCACAGCGCCGGCGGCATGGGAATGCTGTGGTACTCGGGCAAGTCGTTCGCCGACTTCTCGGTGCGGCTCCAGTTCCGGGATGTCGCACCGGCCGGTGACCGCGCGAACAGCGGGGTGTTCACCCGGTTCCCCGATCCGCGCACGCCGCTGGAGCAGCGTCCGCCGGGCAGTTGCGGCACGGTCGGCTCCGCGCGGACCTCGCAGGCGTGGGTCGCGATCTACTGTGGACAGGAAATCCAGATCAACGACAACCCGGCGGGCGACGCGCAGAAGACCGGCTCGGTCTACAACTTCTCCCAGCTGGGCCTGGACCGGGCGATGCCGACGCCGAAGGGTGTGTGGAACGACTACGAGGTGCGGGTGACCGGCCAGCACTACACCATCATCCGCAACGGCGTGGTGATCAACGAGTTCGACAACACGCCCGGCAAGCAGTCCTCGCGCGCCGGTGACCCGCCGACGGACCTGCGGCAGTTCTTCAGCGGGTTCATCGGGTTGCAGAACCACAGCGACCGCGACGTGATCGAGTTCCGCAACATCCGGGTGCGGCAGCTGTAG
- a CDS encoding helix-turn-helix domain-containing protein yields the protein MTATLDQPLRAPDLAAEELAVLALLADGLPIDAVARRLNLSNRTVQRRIRRICDRLAVHAPIQAVVWAARRRLI from the coding sequence GTGACCGCCACGCTCGACCAACCCCTCAGAGCGCCCGATCTCGCGGCCGAGGAACTCGCGGTGCTCGCCCTGCTCGCCGACGGCCTGCCGATCGACGCGGTCGCCCGGCGGCTCAACCTGTCCAACCGCACGGTGCAGCGCCGGATCCGGCGGATCTGCGACCGGCTGGCCGTGCACGCCCCGATCCAGGCCGTGGTCTGGGCCGCGCGGCGCAGGCTCATCTGA
- a CDS encoding tyrosine-type recombinase/integrase — protein MAKRAANGMGTIVQRKDGRYQAAVYVLTVHGTRQRKYVYGKTWEEVNNKRIELLDNNRKGVPSISSSMKLGDYLDYWLDEIVRVERGASTYSGYEVVVRRYLKPLLGSRKLNALTPADVRKMLAKLRKMETIHGRTLSARYVQNVFEVLRSALNNAVREELIGRNVTTLVKAPSRDHFEVEPVSAADARRFIRHASEHWLQALWLVLITTGLRKGEVLGLAWSDINLTTGEFHVRRTVQRVRGQLMFGEPKTKKSRRVLYLPPVCLAALKTHRRDTAERLTEPLNPAPGQPDDLVFITRTGRVVEPRNVNTMLDRVLRRASIDRSRVHDLRHTGATLLLEDGATIREVMEQLGHASITTTANIYGHVLDQAKRQMAERMNQLASGN, from the coding sequence ATGGCGAAGCGCGCGGCGAACGGGATGGGCACCATCGTGCAGCGCAAGGACGGGCGCTACCAGGCGGCGGTCTACGTGCTCACGGTGCACGGAACCCGGCAGCGGAAGTACGTCTACGGCAAGACCTGGGAGGAGGTGAACAACAAGCGCATCGAGCTGCTCGACAACAACCGCAAGGGCGTGCCGTCGATCTCCTCGTCCATGAAGCTGGGGGACTACCTCGACTACTGGCTGGACGAAATCGTGCGGGTCGAGCGTGGGGCGTCGACCTACTCGGGGTACGAGGTCGTCGTCCGGCGGTACCTCAAGCCGCTGCTCGGGTCGCGGAAGCTGAACGCTCTGACGCCGGCCGATGTCCGGAAGATGCTCGCGAAGCTCCGGAAGATGGAGACGATCCACGGCCGGACGCTGTCTGCGCGCTACGTGCAGAACGTGTTCGAGGTGTTGCGGAGTGCGCTTAACAACGCCGTGCGGGAAGAGCTGATCGGACGCAACGTGACCACCCTGGTCAAGGCGCCGTCGCGGGATCACTTCGAGGTCGAGCCCGTGTCGGCGGCCGACGCGCGGCGGTTCATCCGGCACGCCTCGGAGCACTGGTTGCAGGCGCTGTGGCTCGTGCTGATCACCACCGGACTCCGGAAAGGCGAAGTTCTGGGGCTGGCCTGGTCGGACATCAACCTGACGACGGGGGAGTTCCACGTCCGGCGGACGGTCCAGCGGGTGCGCGGCCAGTTGATGTTCGGGGAGCCCAAGACCAAGAAGTCCCGGCGCGTGCTCTACCTGCCGCCCGTCTGCCTCGCGGCCCTCAAGACGCACCGCCGGGACACCGCCGAGCGGCTGACCGAGCCCCTCAACCCGGCACCGGGGCAGCCGGACGACCTCGTGTTCATCACCCGAACGGGGAGGGTGGTCGAGCCGCGGAACGTCAACACCATGCTCGACCGGGTGCTACGGAGAGCGAGCATCGATCGCAGCCGAGTGCATGACCTAAGACACACTGGCGCGACGCTTCTCCTCGAAGACGGGGCCACCATCCGCGAGGTGATGGAGCAGCTGGGCCACGCCTCGATCACGACCACAGCCAACATCTACGGTCACGTGCTGGACCAGGCGAAGCGGCAGATGGCCGAGCGGATGAACCAGCTGGCCTCGGGGAACTGA
- a CDS encoding helix-turn-helix domain-containing protein, producing MEPILLRVDEAAHLLGIGRTRVYDLIRLGQLRSVKVFGSRRIPRDAIEEYVRSLTAQAA from the coding sequence ATGGAACCGATCCTGCTCCGCGTCGACGAAGCCGCGCACCTGCTCGGCATCGGCCGGACGCGGGTCTACGACTTGATCCGGTTAGGACAGTTGCGGTCCGTCAAGGTGTTCGGCTCGCGCCGGATTCCCCGGGACGCGATCGAGGAGTACGTCCGATCCTTGACGGCACAGGCGGCGTGA